A region from the Paludicola sp. MB14-C6 genome encodes:
- a CDS encoding 5'-methylthioadenosine/S-adenosylhomocysteine nucleosidase, whose translation MICVFGTEEQEVKMLLKTAQIFKVCKKDGITIYETLLSGNSVIVAVIGYGKVNVGRGIGVVLGNYPITQIIGVGNCGSLIGNNAPPGTMAISSNALQYDVDFSAIGCPVTVLPGTRCGTTCANSNMIKAAQNACRTNEYQFTTGRFCTADMFVSNTVKAKAIRCTFCGDFVDCEVGCIGEVANSSNIPFVCVKGISNTADNNAAKMFDANQCKANDAACRVAITLIENLMSETKQKTCQ comes from the coding sequence AAGATGCTGTTGAAAACGGCTCAAATATTTAAAGTTTGTAAAAAAGATGGTATAACAATCTATGAAACGTTACTGAGTGGTAACAGTGTCATTGTCGCAGTTATTGGCTATGGAAAAGTAAATGTAGGAAGAGGTATTGGCGTTGTTTTAGGAAACTATCCAATAACCCAAATAATTGGTGTTGGAAATTGCGGATCTTTAATAGGAAATAATGCACCACCGGGGACGATGGCAATTTCATCAAATGCATTGCAATATGATGTAGATTTTAGCGCAATCGGCTGCCCCGTAACCGTACTTCCTGGAACACGTTGCGGAACAACGTGTGCGAATAGCAACATGATAAAAGCGGCACAGAATGCTTGTAGAACAAATGAATATCAATTTACAACAGGTAGATTTTGTACAGCCGATATGTTTGTATCCAATACAGTAAAAGCGAAAGCAATACGATGTACTTTCTGCGGCGATTTTGTAGATTGCGAAGTAGGTTGTATCGGAGAAGTTGCTAATTCAAGTAATATTCCATTTGTTTGTGTAAAAGGTATCTCAAATACAGCAGATAATAATGCTGCAAAAATGTTTGATGCAAATCAATGTAAAGCAAATGATGCAGCTTGTAGAGTAGCAATTACTTTAATCGAAAATTTAATGAGTGAAACTAAGCAAAAAACTTGTCAATAA